From a region of the Nitrospira sp. genome:
- a CDS encoding PHP domain-containing protein: protein MSRLDLHLHTTHSDGSCTPAEVIDLAHKAGVSALAITDHDITTGVAEAIAAGQQCGIEVIPGVEISSIIANSELHILGYFLDWQDADLNQRFKSMRDSRHRRNPKIIERLQALGIEMTYDEVRAVAGSDSVGRPHIARVLMDKGVVSSAKEAFDRFLAEGKSAYVPRDLPSPAEAIQWIKAARGLAVLAHPTWVKPADRSLADLVRQLKADGLDGVEVYYSTHAARQTREYLSLAKQLGLLVTGGSDFHGLTKPDIEVGIGKGALHIPTSLLPKMKEAAAQL from the coding sequence ATGAGCCGCTTGGACCTTCATCTCCATACGACCCACTCTGACGGAAGCTGCACACCCGCCGAAGTGATCGACCTGGCGCACAAAGCGGGGGTGAGCGCGTTGGCGATCACCGATCATGACATTACAACAGGGGTCGCCGAAGCCATCGCGGCCGGACAGCAGTGTGGAATCGAGGTGATCCCTGGAGTCGAGATCAGCTCGATCATCGCCAACTCCGAGTTGCATATTCTTGGATACTTCCTCGATTGGCAGGACGCCGACTTGAATCAGCGATTCAAGAGCATGAGAGACAGTCGCCACCGCCGCAATCCGAAAATCATTGAACGGCTGCAGGCCCTCGGGATCGAGATGACGTACGACGAAGTCCGCGCCGTTGCCGGCAGTGATTCAGTCGGCAGACCACACATTGCCCGGGTCCTCATGGACAAGGGAGTTGTCTCGTCAGCGAAAGAAGCCTTCGATCGCTTTCTCGCCGAAGGAAAATCCGCCTACGTTCCTCGCGACCTCCCGAGTCCCGCCGAAGCCATTCAATGGATCAAAGCCGCGCGAGGACTCGCCGTCCTGGCCCATCCGACGTGGGTCAAGCCTGCGGATCGGTCGCTGGCCGATCTGGTTCGACAGCTCAAAGCCGATGGGCTCGATGGTGTGGAAGTGTATTATAGTACGCACGCCGCGCGGCAAACACGCGAGTACCTTAGCCTTGCAAAACAACTCGGTCTGTTGGTCACCGGCGGAAGCGACTTTCACGGCCTCACGAAACCCGACATCGAGGTCGGCATCGGCAAAGGCGCACTGCACATTCCCACCTCGTTGCTTCCCAAGATGAAGGAAGCCGCCGCGCAACTCTAA
- a CDS encoding serine/threonine protein kinase, producing the protein MINASSWVFQYLLVALVALFAGPLLSKLPAAQSFPLTLFGLNGSQMIRLVVEETGLAILCILSIRAFRQMPDNGRGSSFLRQLVLPVTTLFIVIATDRTLRVVGLSLIDHFGPARYTLAYTAGLTLTGLWITAAWLLNLDALHRFFSKPVPSPRRKEATPSTDETDEIHPDHEEEEEEETEATTGTTAAKNSPPSTLGRYKVLKELGRGAMGVVYLGKDPTIQRFVAIKTMQLDEIDDADTLQESKARFFREAESTGRLSHPNIVTIFDAGEEDDLGYIAMELLQGTTLKEWSRKPNLLPFEKVISTLAIVAEAMDYAHQQGVVHRDIKPANIMVTNDEVVKVMDFGIAKMATSSKTQTNIVMGTPTYMSPEQIAGKKVDGRSDIFSLAVVMFELLTGRPPFIADNVSALLFAIAHNPHPSLAAIRPDVPPIVKTVLDRALHKDPVQRYRRAGEFATELRSCVEGLAA; encoded by the coding sequence ATGATCAACGCTTCAAGTTGGGTCTTTCAATATCTTCTCGTCGCGCTCGTGGCGCTGTTTGCCGGTCCCCTCTTGAGCAAACTACCGGCGGCGCAATCGTTTCCGCTCACGCTGTTCGGCCTGAACGGTTCCCAAATGATCCGCCTCGTGGTGGAAGAAACCGGCCTGGCCATCCTCTGTATACTCTCGATCCGCGCATTTCGGCAGATGCCCGATAACGGGCGAGGGTCTTCGTTCCTCAGGCAACTGGTCCTTCCAGTCACGACTCTGTTCATCGTGATTGCGACGGATAGAACCCTTCGCGTGGTCGGACTTTCTTTGATCGACCATTTCGGCCCTGCACGCTATACCCTCGCGTATACCGCTGGGCTGACGCTGACGGGCCTCTGGATCACCGCTGCATGGCTTTTGAATCTTGACGCACTGCACCGGTTTTTTTCCAAGCCCGTCCCGTCTCCTCGTCGCAAGGAGGCCACGCCGTCGACTGACGAGACCGACGAAATCCATCCGGACCATGAAGAGGAAGAAGAAGAGGAGACAGAGGCCACAACCGGGACGACCGCCGCAAAGAATAGCCCACCCAGTACACTGGGTCGGTATAAGGTGTTGAAGGAACTGGGACGTGGCGCGATGGGTGTGGTGTATCTCGGGAAAGACCCGACGATCCAGCGGTTCGTCGCCATCAAGACGATGCAGCTCGACGAGATCGACGATGCCGACACATTGCAAGAGTCGAAAGCGCGGTTCTTTCGAGAGGCCGAATCCACCGGGCGATTGTCCCACCCGAACATCGTCACGATTTTCGACGCGGGTGAAGAAGATGACCTCGGCTACATCGCCATGGAATTGCTTCAGGGCACGACGCTCAAAGAATGGTCGCGAAAGCCCAATCTCCTGCCCTTCGAAAAAGTGATCTCGACACTGGCCATCGTCGCCGAAGCGATGGACTATGCCCACCAGCAAGGAGTCGTCCATCGTGATATCAAACCGGCGAACATCATGGTGACCAACGATGAGGTTGTCAAAGTCATGGACTTCGGCATCGCCAAGATGGCGACGTCGTCAAAAACTCAGACGAATATCGTGATGGGAACTCCCACCTACATGTCTCCGGAGCAGATCGCCGGCAAAAAGGTGGATGGTCGATCCGATATTTTCTCCCTCGCCGTCGTCATGTTCGAACTCCTAACCGGTCGTCCACCGTTCATCGCCGACAACGTTTCGGCCCTGCTGTTCGCAATCGCGCACAATCCCCATCCCAGTTTGGCTGCAATCAGACCCGACGTGCCTCCCATCGTCAAAACAGTCCTGGATCGAGCGCTCCACAAGGATCCTGTCCAACGCTATCGTCGCGCCGGTGAGTTCGCGACGGAACTCCGTTCCTGTGTCGAAGGGCTTGCCGCCTAA
- a CDS encoding YjbQ family protein codes for MKSYREELWFETKTRRAYLNITPHIEGLVRKSGIREGLVLVNAMHITASVYINDDEPGLLQDYDEFLERLAPQEARYRHNDTGEDNGDAHLKRQVMGREVVVAITEGKLDFGPWEQIFYGEFDGRRRKRVLVKIIGE; via the coding sequence ATGAAATCCTACCGCGAAGAACTGTGGTTTGAGACGAAGACCAGACGGGCCTACCTCAATATCACGCCACATATCGAGGGATTGGTGAGGAAGAGCGGGATACGGGAGGGACTGGTTCTGGTCAATGCCATGCATATCACGGCGAGTGTGTACATCAACGACGATGAGCCGGGTCTGTTACAGGACTACGACGAGTTTTTGGAACGGCTGGCTCCTCAGGAAGCTCGCTACCGACATAACGACACAGGGGAAGACAACGGGGATGCCCATTTGAAACGGCAAGTGATGGGGCGGGAGGTCGTGGTCGCGATCACCGAGGGCAAACTCGACTTCGGTCCATGGGAACAAATTTTTTACGGCGAGTTCGACGGGCGTCGGCGCAAGCGGGTTCTCGTTAAAATCATCGGGGAGTAG
- a CDS encoding adenosylcobalamin-dependent ribonucleoside-diphosphate reductase: protein MNTPRQPPRLSANALTVLRQRYLAKNEKGVVIESPRQMFRRVADDIASAEPRARRRTLARQFYEVMASLAFLPNSPTLMNAGRPLQQLSACFVLPVDDSLESIFDAVKHQALIHQSGGGTGFSFSHIRPHADRVTTTSGLASGPISFMRVFNMSTDVIKQGGTRRGANMGILRVDHPDILDFITLKQQPSEMTNFNLSVGLTDRFMRAVHRDQSYALINPRTAKPVRRLPARAVFDQLTEAAWRSGEPGVLFLDTINRANPTPHLGQIEATNPCGEQPLLAYESCTLGSINVARLLTAQRGRVAIDYERLATIIPLTVRFLDNVLDRTLFPLTSVERHTKQTRKIGLGIMGFADVLIRLGIPYDTDEALQVADQLMGFIRLHAHEASRRLAQERGTFPAYKGSRLESRGSRLRNATVTTVAPTGTISILADCSAGIEPLYGINVVHTIMEDIRLERLHPEFLKQAKSRRLPLAELRQEIGRHESIQHLSGIPVDLRRLFVTAHDITPDHHVRMQAVFQRHSDSGVSKTINLPPTATTKEVAAAFLLAHELGCKGLTVYRSGCREHQVLSCSHVQSC, encoded by the coding sequence ATGAACACTCCTCGACAACCACCGCGCCTTTCGGCCAATGCACTGACCGTCTTGCGCCAACGTTACTTGGCGAAGAATGAAAAAGGGGTCGTGATTGAATCACCGCGTCAGATGTTCCGTCGCGTGGCCGACGACATCGCCTCCGCCGAACCACGAGCACGACGACGCACGCTCGCACGGCAATTTTATGAGGTGATGGCTTCGCTTGCGTTCCTTCCGAATTCACCCACCTTGATGAACGCAGGACGGCCGCTTCAGCAGCTCTCAGCCTGTTTTGTCTTGCCTGTGGACGATTCGCTGGAATCCATCTTCGATGCGGTCAAGCATCAGGCACTCATCCATCAGTCAGGTGGAGGAACCGGATTCTCCTTCAGCCATATCCGCCCTCACGCCGACCGAGTCACGACCACCAGCGGACTCGCATCAGGCCCTATCTCCTTCATGCGCGTATTTAACATGTCCACCGATGTCATCAAACAAGGAGGCACGAGGCGGGGCGCCAACATGGGCATCCTGAGGGTCGACCACCCCGACATCCTGGACTTCATCACGTTGAAGCAGCAGCCGAGTGAAATGACGAACTTCAACCTCTCGGTCGGTCTCACGGATCGATTCATGCGAGCGGTACACCGAGACCAGTCTTATGCCTTGATCAACCCACGCACTGCGAAACCGGTTCGGCGTCTTCCCGCCAGGGCGGTCTTCGACCAACTCACAGAGGCAGCCTGGCGATCCGGCGAACCAGGCGTCCTGTTTCTCGACACCATCAACCGGGCAAATCCCACGCCTCATCTCGGCCAAATCGAAGCCACCAACCCCTGCGGTGAACAACCGCTGCTTGCCTATGAATCCTGTACGCTCGGATCGATCAACGTCGCGCGCCTCCTCACGGCACAGCGCGGCAGAGTCGCCATCGACTATGAGCGGCTGGCAACTATCATTCCGCTGACAGTTCGATTCCTCGACAACGTACTCGATCGGACCTTGTTCCCTCTCACATCGGTTGAACGTCATACCAAACAGACCAGAAAGATCGGTCTTGGCATCATGGGCTTCGCCGATGTCTTGATTCGGCTCGGTATTCCGTACGATACCGACGAAGCCTTGCAAGTCGCCGATCAGTTGATGGGATTTATCCGATTGCATGCTCACGAGGCATCTCGCCGACTCGCGCAGGAGCGGGGAACGTTCCCAGCGTACAAAGGCAGCCGACTCGAATCCAGGGGGTCCCGACTGCGCAACGCCACCGTCACGACGGTCGCCCCCACCGGCACCATCAGCATTCTGGCCGATTGCTCTGCCGGAATCGAGCCGCTGTATGGCATCAACGTCGTTCACACCATCATGGAAGATATTCGCCTTGAACGTCTCCATCCCGAATTCCTCAAGCAGGCCAAATCCAGAAGACTGCCTCTCGCTGAATTGCGTCAGGAGATCGGTCGTCACGAATCAATTCAGCACCTCTCCGGGATTCCAGTCGACCTTCGTCGGTTGTTTGTGACGGCCCACGATATTACTCCCGATCACCATGTTCGGATGCAAGCGGTCTTTCAACGGCACAGCGACAGCGGCGTGTCGAAGACGATCAACCTGCCTCCCACGGCAACAACGAAGGAGGTGGCCGCCGCGTTTCTGCTGGCCCACGAGCTCGGGTGCAAAGGCCTGACCGTATATCGATCCGGCTGCCGAGAGCATCAGGTGCTCTCTTGCTCTCACGTGCAATCCTGTTGA
- a CDS encoding HAD family phosphatase, producing the protein MRAVIFDFDGVIADTEPLHFEGLRRTLADIQIILTEKDYYADYLGFDDRGCIREALRVNHRPISTPLVEDLMAKKAVAYLASIKDHLVIFPGVREFVEEAAAAYPIAIASGALRAEIELVLERIGIRKAFCHITSAEDVTNGKPDPEPFLHALAGLNRHHSSAPMTSASCLVIEDSRPGIQAAKSAGMKVLAVTNTHTVQDLHEADAISYSLSETRLADLRARLWPI; encoded by the coding sequence ATGCGCGCGGTGATCTTTGATTTCGACGGTGTCATCGCCGACACCGAGCCCCTCCACTTCGAAGGGCTGCGCCGGACACTTGCGGATATCCAGATCATCTTGACGGAGAAAGACTATTACGCCGACTACCTCGGCTTCGACGATCGCGGATGTATTCGGGAGGCACTGCGGGTCAATCACCGCCCAATCTCGACCCCGCTTGTGGAAGATCTGATGGCCAAGAAGGCTGTCGCTTATTTAGCCTCGATCAAAGACCACCTGGTGATTTTCCCGGGCGTGAGAGAGTTCGTCGAGGAGGCTGCGGCCGCGTATCCCATAGCGATCGCCTCGGGCGCGTTGCGCGCCGAGATCGAGCTGGTGCTGGAACGAATCGGCATCCGCAAAGCATTTTGTCATATTACAAGCGCCGAGGACGTGACGAACGGCAAGCCGGACCCTGAACCGTTTCTGCATGCGCTGGCCGGATTGAACCGACATCATTCGTCCGCACCGATGACATCCGCCTCGTGCTTAGTCATAGAAGATTCCCGTCCCGGCATCCAGGCCGCAAAATCGGCGGGAATGAAGGTCTTGGCGGTGACCAATACACACACCGTGCAAGACCTGCACGAAGCCGATGCCATCAGCTATAGTTTGAGTGAGACACGTCTCGCGGACTTGCGGGCCCGCTTGTGGCCGATATAA
- a CDS encoding cobalamin-binding protein, with the protein MRICSLVPGATEVIAALGLADQLVGISHECDFPHSVRDVPVMIDPLVEAHRTTSQAIDQRVKELVAAGSPLYQLNEEAFHQAQPDLILTQDLCHVCAVTPDQLTQAIQSLQHRPHVLTLGPTTLEEMIHDIERIAGASGCPAEGLALANSLRQRLNRVHEQMSATRSRPRVVCLEWLDPLYVAGHWVPEMVDLAGGFNVLGSKDTPSYQTSWRAVEAAQADVIIVMPCGYSVDRAVNELMQTGQLRDAWRRACDHWPNIYVVDAASYFSRPGPRLVDGVELLAAILHPDPDHPMDTAKAIKLETDTLAGGCTS; encoded by the coding sequence ATGAGAATCTGCTCACTTGTGCCCGGAGCTACAGAGGTGATCGCCGCCCTCGGTTTGGCCGATCAGCTCGTCGGTATCAGCCATGAATGTGATTTTCCTCACTCAGTTCGAGATGTTCCGGTGATGATCGATCCACTGGTCGAGGCGCACCGGACAACAAGCCAGGCCATCGATCAGCGGGTCAAAGAACTGGTGGCTGCAGGAAGCCCGCTCTACCAACTGAACGAGGAGGCGTTCCATCAGGCTCAACCCGATCTGATTCTCACACAAGACCTGTGTCACGTCTGCGCCGTGACGCCCGACCAACTCACACAGGCCATCCAGTCGCTTCAACACCGACCCCACGTGCTGACGCTGGGCCCGACGACGTTGGAAGAGATGATCCATGATATTGAACGGATCGCCGGGGCCTCAGGGTGTCCCGCCGAGGGACTGGCGCTTGCGAACAGCCTTCGTCAACGATTGAACCGCGTGCACGAACAAATGAGTGCGACTCGCTCGCGTCCCCGTGTGGTATGCCTGGAGTGGCTGGATCCTCTGTACGTCGCGGGCCATTGGGTCCCGGAGATGGTCGACTTGGCTGGTGGCTTCAATGTCCTTGGATCCAAAGATACTCCTTCATACCAAACCTCCTGGCGCGCGGTGGAAGCCGCGCAAGCCGATGTGATCATCGTGATGCCTTGCGGTTACTCCGTGGATCGTGCCGTCAACGAACTCATGCAGACCGGGCAGCTTCGAGACGCATGGCGACGCGCCTGTGATCATTGGCCGAATATTTACGTCGTTGATGCGGCATCATATTTCAGCCGCCCTGGCCCTCGACTCGTGGATGGTGTGGAACTGCTCGCTGCCATTCTGCACCCGGATCCTGATCATCCAATGGACACCGCGAAAGCAATCAAACTCGAGACCGACACACTCGCCGGGGGCTGCACATCATGA
- the hpnD gene encoding presqualene diphosphate synthase HpnD produces the protein MTVREAQAYCTAYTKKSGSNFFYSFLFLPKAKREAMYTVYAFCKAVDSAVDEPDAGSNPKDELKRWRSELDAVYSGTPTDPIMVSLAHHVKTMGIPKAYFEELIKGVEMDLFNNRYVTFDELSLYCYRVASVVGLICLHVFGVTSARAQDYAVALGMAFQMTNILRDVGTDAADGRIYLPLEDLRKWNYPEKAMLNRSDSPEFRALMEYEASRAHHYYKRADAALMGLPPSERRALTVAEIMRGIYSRILEQIEQSNYQVFGPRISLTTTQRVVIALRIWVRSRFS, from the coding sequence ATGACGGTCAGGGAAGCGCAGGCCTATTGCACGGCCTACACGAAGAAAAGCGGCAGCAACTTTTTCTACTCGTTTCTGTTCCTTCCCAAAGCGAAACGTGAGGCCATGTATACGGTGTATGCCTTCTGCAAGGCAGTCGACAGCGCTGTCGATGAACCGGACGCCGGCAGCAACCCGAAAGACGAACTGAAGCGTTGGCGGAGTGAGCTTGACGCCGTGTACTCGGGCACTCCTACCGACCCGATCATGGTCAGCCTGGCCCATCATGTGAAGACCATGGGGATTCCCAAGGCGTACTTTGAAGAGTTGATCAAAGGCGTCGAGATGGATCTCTTCAACAATCGCTACGTCACGTTCGACGAGTTGTCCCTCTATTGTTACCGCGTCGCCTCCGTTGTGGGGCTCATTTGCTTGCATGTATTCGGCGTCACGTCCGCCCGCGCACAGGACTATGCGGTGGCACTCGGCATGGCCTTTCAAATGACGAATATCCTTCGTGATGTGGGTACCGATGCCGCCGATGGCCGGATTTACCTGCCGCTGGAGGACTTGCGGAAATGGAACTACCCTGAAAAGGCCATGCTGAATCGAAGCGATTCCCCGGAATTCCGGGCGTTGATGGAGTATGAAGCCTCCCGAGCTCACCACTATTATAAAAGAGCCGATGCGGCCCTCATGGGTCTGCCGCCTTCCGAACGTCGGGCGCTGACGGTTGCTGAAATCATGCGCGGCATATACAGCCGGATTCTGGAACAAATCGAACAGTCGAACTATCAGGTCTTCGGACCTCGGATCAGTCTCACCACGACCCAGCGGGTGGTCATCGCCTTACGGATTTGGGTCCGTTCCCGGTTCTCGTGA
- a CDS encoding FAD-dependent oxidoreductase, with the protein MTAPPSHTVLILGAGLAGLTTAYHLHQQGYHVTLLDHPDWLDGFRTNASEAAPILLGCHRETRRILDALEKDRAPEADRTIPLEFRLPDGRVVPYQSARLPGAFQWMMSLFSFHGLAWQDRWRLFSHVEQIWEQAQTLPADLENRTADEWLTATGQSPEARERIWDPLARWLTGNTLARLSAATFVQLLSTVFLSDASDARLTHLSGSVGHRFIAPMKQALQQNNARILPLTHRPHLRFGQNGVSDIRLHDGATLQAQWYIVALSYRHLLALLPDRLLTRYAYFAQLTELNSVSEIVVQLTSRTTVQSPRLLLLPGRPFQQLTGSSFTTGEIRYRLSAVESPLTEWDTDQLVDAAITELGLLFPTLTRENLTSQEILHESHAALLLAPGAARLRPLQQSPIQNLLVTGAWTDTGWPADLESTVVSARRCAEIIAGHTT; encoded by the coding sequence GTGACCGCTCCACCCTCACACACGGTGCTCATTCTCGGCGCAGGGCTGGCCGGTCTTACAACGGCGTACCATCTGCATCAACAGGGCTATCACGTGACATTGCTCGATCATCCGGACTGGCTCGATGGATTCCGGACCAATGCATCCGAAGCCGCGCCGATTCTGCTTGGATGCCACCGGGAAACCAGGCGGATTCTTGACGCCCTGGAGAAGGACCGCGCTCCGGAAGCAGACCGCACCATTCCTCTCGAATTTCGCCTGCCGGATGGGCGCGTTGTTCCCTATCAGTCCGCCCGTCTTCCCGGAGCCTTCCAATGGATGATGAGTCTCTTCAGCTTCCACGGCCTCGCCTGGCAGGATCGGTGGAGACTCTTCTCGCACGTCGAACAAATTTGGGAACAAGCACAAACGCTCCCGGCAGACCTGGAGAACCGGACCGCAGACGAGTGGTTGACGGCAACCGGGCAGAGCCCCGAAGCACGAGAGCGGATTTGGGACCCGCTCGCTCGATGGTTGACCGGCAATACGCTGGCACGTCTCTCCGCCGCAACGTTCGTCCAGTTGCTTTCAACCGTATTTCTCAGCGACGCATCGGACGCCAGACTCACACACCTCTCCGGATCCGTCGGCCACCGGTTTATCGCACCGATGAAACAGGCACTCCAGCAAAACAATGCGCGGATTCTTCCCCTCACACATCGGCCACACCTCCGGTTTGGGCAGAACGGAGTGAGCGATATCCGGCTTCACGACGGCGCAACGTTGCAGGCACAATGGTACATCGTCGCGCTTTCATACCGGCATCTGCTTGCTCTTTTGCCGGATCGACTGCTGACGCGCTATGCCTACTTTGCGCAATTAACCGAACTGAACAGCGTGAGCGAGATCGTCGTCCAACTGACATCCCGGACAACCGTCCAGTCTCCTCGATTGCTCTTGTTACCAGGCCGACCATTTCAGCAGCTCACCGGATCATCCTTCACGACCGGCGAAATCCGTTATCGGCTGTCCGCCGTCGAAAGCCCGCTTACAGAATGGGACACCGATCAGTTAGTCGACGCAGCGATTACCGAGCTTGGCCTGTTGTTCCCCACCCTGACCAGGGAAAACCTGACATCCCAGGAGATCTTGCATGAGAGCCACGCCGCCCTGCTGCTTGCGCCTGGAGCGGCGCGGCTCAGGCCGCTTCAACAAAGCCCGATCCAGAATCTGCTCGTCACCGGTGCCTGGACCGACACCGGATGGCCCGCCGATCTGGAAAGCACTGTGGTGAGCGCCCGGCGCTGTGCGGAGATCATCGCCGGCCACACGACTTGA
- a CDS encoding uracil-DNA glycosylase, with amino-acid sequence MTLTPLQELAKSLHDCQRCKLAKLGRSQVVFGVGNPHASIMFVGEAPGFNEDQKGEPFVGAAGKLLNDLLTSAGLSRDQIYIANVIKCRPPNNRDPEQDEVETCKPFLLQQIQLIRPKLVCTLGNWATQTLLERKVGITKVKAQAFYMKDFVIFPLLHPAAALHQGNLLVTLKEDFKKLKEFLDRNTKPAETTSTAPIPATPVLNIESPQPAQMDLFG; translated from the coding sequence ATGACACTCACCCCTCTCCAAGAACTTGCCAAATCACTTCACGACTGCCAACGCTGTAAGCTGGCCAAGCTCGGGCGCAGCCAAGTCGTATTCGGCGTCGGTAATCCTCATGCGAGTATCATGTTTGTCGGGGAAGCGCCAGGATTCAACGAAGATCAGAAAGGCGAGCCCTTCGTGGGTGCAGCTGGAAAACTCTTGAACGACCTTCTGACCTCCGCAGGACTCTCGCGTGACCAGATCTATATCGCGAACGTCATCAAGTGCCGGCCGCCGAACAACCGCGACCCCGAACAGGATGAAGTGGAGACCTGCAAACCGTTCTTGCTGCAGCAGATTCAGTTGATCCGCCCGAAACTGGTCTGCACCTTGGGGAATTGGGCCACGCAGACGTTACTAGAACGGAAAGTCGGGATCACCAAAGTGAAAGCGCAGGCCTTCTACATGAAAGATTTCGTGATCTTTCCGCTCCTCCACCCGGCCGCCGCCCTTCATCAAGGGAATCTGCTGGTCACGCTGAAAGAAGACTTCAAGAAATTGAAAGAGTTTCTGGATCGGAACACCAAACCAGCCGAAACCACCAGCACAGCCCCTATCCCAGCCACACCAGTCTTGAATATTGAATCACCCCAGCCAGCGCAAATGGATTTGTTCGGGTAG
- a CDS encoding dienelactone hydrolase family protein yields the protein MAESIQETTVQYPSGKVVTMRAFVAAPHTRDKRPAIIIVQEWWGLTDHMKDIARRYAGEGYVAIAPDLYSRLGHPLTTDAAEAGKLMNSLKQEDGLTDLNATVDYLKSVPEVDATKIGVTGFCMGGSYALMLPCVNPDIKAAVPFYGQVPNPDTPIQKLACPVLYFYGEDDGWITKADVQRLASALKKYGKAGEIKTYPGAPHAFFRDNDPSVYRPDAAKDAWGRAKTFFKQHLG from the coding sequence ATGGCTGAATCCATCCAAGAGACGACCGTTCAATACCCAAGTGGAAAAGTGGTGACGATGCGGGCATTTGTCGCGGCTCCTCACACCAGGGATAAGCGACCGGCCATTATCATCGTCCAAGAATGGTGGGGACTCACAGACCACATGAAAGATATCGCGAGAAGATATGCAGGAGAGGGCTATGTTGCAATCGCTCCCGACCTCTATTCGCGCCTCGGCCATCCACTCACCACCGATGCCGCGGAAGCCGGAAAGCTGATGAATTCCCTCAAACAAGAGGATGGCCTCACCGATCTGAATGCGACGGTGGACTATCTCAAGTCAGTTCCCGAAGTCGATGCAACAAAGATCGGTGTTACCGGGTTTTGTATGGGCGGGTCCTATGCGCTGATGCTGCCTTGCGTCAATCCGGACATCAAAGCGGCAGTGCCCTTCTATGGCCAGGTGCCCAATCCCGATACGCCGATTCAGAAGCTGGCTTGTCCGGTGCTGTATTTCTACGGCGAGGACGACGGCTGGATTACGAAGGCCGACGTGCAACGACTGGCGTCGGCATTGAAGAAATACGGGAAAGCGGGGGAGATCAAGACCTATCCCGGTGCGCCTCATGCGTTCTTCCGAGATAACGACCCCTCCGTCTATCGGCCGGACGCAGCCAAGGACGCCTGGGGAAGGGCAAAGACTTTCTTTAAGCAACACCTCGGCTGA